A single genomic interval of Schistocerca americana isolate TAMUIC-IGC-003095 chromosome 2, iqSchAmer2.1, whole genome shotgun sequence harbors:
- the LOC124594374 gene encoding jerky protein homolog-like yields MKTGFCQRAMEIAENKELEEAIFKWFFSAANTGKPSFRADCKKPKLLSEIIKCLSSSKVSNNWLQYFKARPNPKAAENFIENSKLEQDLMTLNFYMAHMRWKSFPEIALASKSETSAPDHKVKLTKDLGDSYFVCEGYYSIFLPGYKKYHNDIGKEGSKVMFIVGNAAINPTEILSDTEDRCFKTLFLPKNITFLLQPLGQLAIETKK; encoded by the exons ATGAAGACAGGATTTTGTCAAAGAGCAATGGAAATAGCGGAAAATAAAGAGCTTGAAGAGGCCATATTCAAGTGGTTTTTTTCAGCAGCAAACACTGGGAAACCCTCTTTTAGGGCTGACTGTAAAAAACCGAAACTTTTATCAGAGATAATCAAATGTTTGTCCTCATCTAAAGTGAGCAATAATTGGCTACAGTATTTCAAGGCAAGGCCCA atccaaaagcagcagaaaattttattgaaaattccAAATTGGAGCAGGATCTTATGACCCTGAATTTTTATATGGCACATATGAGATGGAAGTCTTTCCCTGAAATAGCTTTAGCTTCTAAAAGTGAAACAAGTGCTCCTGACCATAAGGTTA AACTGACCAAAGACCTGGGTGACAGCTACTTTGTCTGTGAAGGATATTACTCAATTTTCCTACCTGGATATAAAAAGTACCATAATGACATAGGGAAAGAAGGTAGTAAGGTGATGTTCATTGTGGGCAATGCAGCCATCAACCCTACAGAAATCCTTTCTGATACCGAAGATCGATGTTTCAAAACACTCTTCCTTCCAAAAAACAtaacatttttgctgcagccattggGCCAATTGGCTATtgaaactaagaaatga